The following DNA comes from Oxobacter pfennigii.
CAGGAAGGCCTCTTGATTTTGCTATAGATGGCGAAGGCTTTTTCGTGCTTTCAAAGAATGGAACAATTGATGATGGTACAGGTGTTTATACAAGCACAAGTGATGTTTATTCAAGGGATGGGGCTTTTAACTTCGATGCCGGCAGGGAAGTAGGTGCGGACGGTCAGGTATATTATGATATAGTAAGCGCCGACGGATATAGGGTTATGGGATATATAAATGCCGGCCACCAAACTACTGATCTTGCAGAGCCGGATGAAGAAGATTATGCATCCGCTACTTTAGAAAGCATTTATATTCCTGAGTTAAATCCAAGAGATACTACCGACCCTGGCAAGCTTATAAGCTATTCTATTGAAGCTAACGGTACCGTAAAGGCTATTTACGAAGGAGACAACTATCCTGTAATAATCGGTAAAATAGCCATTGCAAAATTCTCTAATCCGGCAGGTCTTGCAAAGCTTGGCGGAAACAACTACTTGAATACTTCAAATTCAGGAGCTCCTTCAGTA
Coding sequences within:
- a CDS encoding flagellar hook-basal body complex protein, translated to MLRSFFSGISGMKNNQVKMDVISNNISNVNTTAFKTGMVRFQDVFSQTLNDATAPSAGRGGINPRQVGLGMQLGGIYTLMTQGAPQATGRPLDFAIDGEGFFVLSKNGTIDDGTGVYTSTSDVYSRDGAFNFDAGREVGADGQVYYDIVSADGYRVMGYINAGHQTTDLAEPDEEDYASATLESIYIPELNPRDTTDPGKLISYSIEANGTVKAIYEGDNYPVIIGKIAIAKFSNPAGLAKLGGNNYLNTSNSGAPSVGMASEDGRGDVLQSYLEMSNVDLASEFTDMIITSRAYQANSRSITTSDEMLQELLNLKR